The Anopheles coluzzii chromosome 2, AcolN3, whole genome shotgun sequence genome window below encodes:
- the LOC120949901 gene encoding zinc finger protein OZF-like, with amino-acid sequence MALVARKKECGICGNIRPMVQHNLQKVKTKFSSTTVVQLLERFFERELSDRAIELEQSGACKECYTKLNDYDAAYTKALIIQQELTDLLQNSNLRLFEELHVQSDDDEKVKVDEQHGEIKWEQSGEVEQSGDANPTAGMLSVDALPTIRICMECAVCGETFNNLQDADLHTHDEVSEEEQPPIKESSNSSPMLVIETIGTEHIHADAAPEESDEPGDSMYTEDGCVQPYYKTEMKDEEEAGDETRPEQNRRMACFYCEATFEDKVSLKEHFKTSHPIDLEKNICKVCGLTMKTRAALASHLGKHVRESQLTCNVCSKKFTQKTSLQRHMAIHTGEKAYQCDQCGKQYIHYSSFYMHQLAHKDVRAKKCTICGNSFTSNSHLKRHMRTHSGEKPFDCPVCGQKFSQRYNMVQHLNAHSGKAKRSVKMLKCPHCDQCSDRYTQLKKHLEKYHPDKAASTLESMQKAKIKPSMAGT; translated from the exons ATGGCGCTCGTTGCGCGAAAGAAAGAATGTGGAATTTGCGGAAACATACGGCCAATGGTTCAGCATAACCTGCAGAAGGTGAAGACGAAGTTTTCCAGCACAACGGTGGTGCAGCTGCTGGAGCGTTTCTTCGAACGTGAGCTGTCCGATCGGGCCATCGAATTGGAGCAATCGGGTGCGTGCAAAGAGTGCTACACCAAGCTAAACGACTACGATGCGGCCTACACGAAAGCTCTAATTATCCAGCAAGAGCTGACGGATCTGCTGCAAAACAGCAACTTGCGATTATTCGAAGAGCTGCACGTCCAGTCGGACGACGATGAGAAGGTAAAGGTGGATGAGCAGCATGGCGAGATAAAATGGGAGCAATCGGGAGAGGTTGAACAGTCGGGCGATGCGAACCCCACGGCCGGGATGCTTTCCGTCGATGCCCTGCCCACCATTCGCATTTGCATGGAGTGTGCTGTATGCGGGGAGACATTTAACAACCTACAGGATGCGGATCTGCACACCCATGACGAGGTTTCCGAAGAGGAGCAGCCGCCGATCAAGGAATCGTCCAACTCTTCGCCTATGCTAGTTATTGAAACGATCGGAACGGAGCACATACACGCCGACGCAGCTCCGGAAGAGAGTGACGAGCCTGGCGACTCGATGTACACTGAGGATGGTTGTGTGCAACCGTATTACAAAACGGAAATGAAGGATGAGGAGGAAGCGGGAGATGAAACTCGTCCCGAACAGAACCGCCGAATGGCATGTTTCTACTGTGAAGCCACGTTTGAGGATAAAGTTAGTCTTAAG GAACACTTCAAAACAAGCCACCCGATCGATCTGGAAAAGAACATATGCAAAGTGTGTGGCCTTACGATGAAAACTCGCGCTGCCCTAGCCAGTCACCTGGGCAAGCATGTGCGCGAATCGCAGCTAACCTGTAACGTGTGCAGCAAAAAGTTCACCCAGAAAACTTCCCTCCAGCGGCACATGGCGATACACACGGGCGAAAAGGCTTACCAGTGCGATCAGTGCGGGAAGCAGTACATTCACTACTCATCCTTCTACATGCATCAGCTGGCGCACAAGGATGTGCGGGCGAAAAAGTGTACCATCTGTGGGAATTCGTTCACATCGAATTCCCATTTAAAGCGACACATGCGG ACCCATTCCGGTGAAAAACCGTTCGATTGCCCCGTGTGTGGTCAAAAATTTTCACAAAG GTACAACATGGTCCAGCACCTGAACGCACACAGCGGCAAGGCGAAACGAAGcgtgaaaatgttaaaatgtcCTCACTGTGATCAATGCAGCGATCGGTATACTCAGCTGAAAAAACATTTGGAAAAGTATCACCCGGACAAGGCAGCCAGCACGCTGGAATCGATGCAGAAAGCAAAGATCAAACCTAGTATGGCAGGAACGTAA
- the LOC120949903 gene encoding uncharacterized protein LOC120949903, with the protein MSDSKVMDSDWNTETYRTIPQMELAEPPETKDTRSDGPRHQQKSPQGNMFVQSMFDMTLITINFCQICYILKVGPGLGWLYYFLLGLFGVSLVVLFIHGFMGLCGRFRCSKPIPIGCFNCLYNTSMFMVVIVYMVNLVGSVLMLKEAENKCQLMLEHTKSIISPVVDLPQPDLSS; encoded by the exons ATGAGTGACAGCAAAGTGATGGACAGTGATTGGAATACGGAAACTTACCGTACGATCCCGCAGATGGAGCTTGCGGAACCACCTGAG ACCAAGGACACCCGAAGCGATGGGCCCCGGCACCAGCAGAAGAGCCCCCAGGGCAATATGTTCGTGCAGAGCATGTTCGACATGACGCTAATAACGATCAACTTTTGCCAAATATGCTACATACTGAAGGTTGGCCCCGGTTTGGGATGGCTGTACTACTTTCTGCTCGGTCTGTTCGGTGTGTCGCTCGTGGTGCTG TTCATACACGGGTTCATGGGATTGTGCGGACGGTTTCGATGTAGCAAACCAATCCCGATCGGTTGTTTCAACTGCCTGTACAACACGTCCATGTTTATGGTGGTGATTGTGTACATGGTCAATCTGGTTGGGAGCGTGCTGATGCTGAAGGAAGCCGAGAACAAGTGCCAACTGATGCTGGAGCATACGAAATCGATCATCTCTCCGGTGGTCGATTTGCCGCAACCTGATTTGAGCTCATAG